The following are encoded together in the Rana temporaria chromosome 12, aRanTem1.1, whole genome shotgun sequence genome:
- the TMC8 gene encoding transmembrane channel-like protein 8 isoform X1: MKDKPPEEWNTGGRTRKTKAKKSDLRDKPIPMREKQSLREAHQTGSPRFWIPFTQKYCSCLRPAWAKSLQILATMKLWQKTLIAIRGKFGSSISSYFSFLRFLMLLNFISFLLTTGLVIIPTASLKGSTHRLHAAPCGNVTSLPIRSFHDALLDVFTGEGFMEDTYLFYGHYSEMTGSESSFNTRVAYLLTPLLFLSLCGLGLLQSTVKGITQRRIRTRDYRTPISIRVFAGWDFCERGAGTSSLKQRSLSNDLKSHLAEERWYWENSKMSVNERVRVLVLRVLLNCVILAIMAGGFYCIYAATGISQDYEQKSGSPVAGLVIQYLAQIVMSLVLFILPQFFILLVKFEGQSPRVEITLILIRCVFLRLGALGIFFFSLGQKFLCLGGSQAPCKTCGYNSQFKCWETSLGQEFYKLSVLNFLELVMEFLLVQLPRRFLVSRSQCRVVRWFGKEKFCLSQNVLDTVYSQTLVMGGMFYAPLLPLLNLIFIFITFYIKKYSLYRLCDVSKRLYRASTMRIIFCFVLLLGLITVFLPLIYLVTSIRPSHSCGPFAEYNTPWEALQNSTRSALPPTVLTVLRYATSEPSAYTLLFVLCLALTALASRVRQNEKDVEQLKDLLSNQIEDKEFLVQRLKETEERQSHDTEDDFHSL, translated from the exons ATGAAGGACAAGCCACCGGAGGAATGGAACACTGGAGGAAGAACAAGGAAGACAAAGGCCAAGAAAAGTGACCTGCGGGACAAGCCGATCCCTATGAGGGAGAAGCAGAGTCTGAG GGAGGCTCATCAGACTGGAAGTCCTCGATTCTGGATTCCCTTTACCCAAAAATATTGCTCATGTCTGCGTCCCGCCTGGGCCAAAAGCCTGCAGATCCTGGCAACAATGAAGCTGTGGCAGAAGACACTTATCGCCATCAGAG GGAAGTTCGGTTCCAGTATCAGCTCCTATTTCTCCTTCCTGCGTTTCCTGATGCTGCTGAATTTCATATCATTTCTTCTTACCACCGGCCTGGTCATCATTCCCACCGCGTCCCTCAAAGGCTCCACTCACCGTCTTCATG CAGCACCTTGTGGAAACGTGACTTCCTTACCCATTAGATCCTTTCATGATGCTCTACTGGACGTCTTCACCGGAGAA GGCTTCATGGAAGACACTTACCTTTTCTATGGACATTACAGTGAGATGACGGGATCAGAATCTTCATTCAATACCCGGGTGGCTTACCTGctcacccctctcctcttcttGTCTCTGTGTGGGCTTGGCCTCCTGCAGAG CACAGTGAAAGGGATAACACAAAGACGAATTCGGACCCGAGACTACCGAACCCCCATCAGCATCCGAGTGTTTGCAGGTTGGGATTTCTGTGAACGAGGAGCTGGGACGTCATCGCTTAAACAACGAAGCCTCAGCAATGACTTGAAG TCTCACCTGGCAGAGGAGCGTTGGTATTGGGAGAACTCAAAAATGTCTGTTAATGAAAGGGTGCGTGTCCTCGTACTTCGTGTCCTGCTGAACTGCGTCATCCTGGCAATAATGGCGGGCGGATTCTATTGTATATATGCTGCCACTGGTATCTCTCAGGATTATGAGCAG AAGTCAGGTAGTCCAGTTGCCGGACTGGTGATCCAGTATCTCGCCCAGATTGTTATGTCACTGGTTCTCTTTATCTTGCCCCAGTTCTTCATACTGCTGGTGAAATTTGAGGGTCAGTCCCCCCGTGTGGAGATCACCCTCATCCTCATCAG GTGTGTCTTCCTCAGGCTCGGAGCTCTGGGAATTTTCTTCTTTTCCCTGGGTCAGAAGTTTCTGTGCCTGGGTGGCAGTCAGGCGCCCTGTAAGACCTGCGGATACAACTCACAATTTAAG TGCTGGGAGACGTCGTTGGGACAGGAATTCTACAAGCTCTCCGTGCTCAACTTCCTAGAACTGGTGATGGAGTTCCTGCTTGTCCAGCTTCCCCGCAG GTTCCTGGTCTCCAGGTCGCAGTGCCGTGTGGTCCGTTGGTTCGGCAAGGAAAAATTCTGTCTCTCCCAGAATGTCCTGGACACGGTGTACAGCCAGACGCTGGTGATGGGGGGAATGTTCTACGCCCCCTTACTTCCACTTCTCAACCTCATCTTCATCTTCATCACCTTCTATATTAAAAAG TATTCTCTGTACCGGCTCTGTGACGTGTCCAAGAGGCTGTACCGAGCCTCCACCATGAGGATCATTTTTTGCTTTGTCCTTCTTTTGGGGCTCATCACCGTCTTCCTGCCTTTGATTTATCTTGTGACCAG tATCCGTCCATCTCACTCCTGTGGCCCGTTTGCTGAATACAACACTCCCTGGGAGGCCCTTCAGAACAGCACTCGCTCAGCGCTGCCCCCTACAGTCCTCACAGTGTTGAGATATGCCACCTCAGAGCCCAGCGCCTACACCCTGCTCTTTGTACTTTG CCTCGCGCTCACTGCCCTTGCGTCCCGGGTGCGTCAGAACGAGAAGGATGTGGAGCAGCTGAAGGATCTTTTGTCCAAT CAAATCGAAGATAAAGAATTTCTGGTACAAAGACTGAAAGAGACAGAAGAGCGACAAAGCCATGACACAGAAGATGACTTTCATTCTTTGTGA
- the TMC8 gene encoding transmembrane channel-like protein 8 isoform X2, producing MKDKPPEEWNTGGRTRKTKAKKSDLRDKPIPMREKQSLREAHQTGSPRFWIPFTQKYCSCLRPAWAKSLQILATMKLWQKTLIAIRGKFGSSISSYFSFLRFLMLLNFISFLLTTGLVIIPTASLKGSTHRLHAPCGNVTSLPIRSFHDALLDVFTGEGFMEDTYLFYGHYSEMTGSESSFNTRVAYLLTPLLFLSLCGLGLLQSTVKGITQRRIRTRDYRTPISIRVFAGWDFCERGAGTSSLKQRSLSNDLKSHLAEERWYWENSKMSVNERVRVLVLRVLLNCVILAIMAGGFYCIYAATGISQDYEQKSGSPVAGLVIQYLAQIVMSLVLFILPQFFILLVKFEGQSPRVEITLILIRCVFLRLGALGIFFFSLGQKFLCLGGSQAPCKTCGYNSQFKCWETSLGQEFYKLSVLNFLELVMEFLLVQLPRRFLVSRSQCRVVRWFGKEKFCLSQNVLDTVYSQTLVMGGMFYAPLLPLLNLIFIFITFYIKKYSLYRLCDVSKRLYRASTMRIIFCFVLLLGLITVFLPLIYLVTSIRPSHSCGPFAEYNTPWEALQNSTRSALPPTVLTVLRYATSEPSAYTLLFVLCLALTALASRVRQNEKDVEQLKDLLSNQIEDKEFLVQRLKETEERQSHDTEDDFHSL from the exons ATGAAGGACAAGCCACCGGAGGAATGGAACACTGGAGGAAGAACAAGGAAGACAAAGGCCAAGAAAAGTGACCTGCGGGACAAGCCGATCCCTATGAGGGAGAAGCAGAGTCTGAG GGAGGCTCATCAGACTGGAAGTCCTCGATTCTGGATTCCCTTTACCCAAAAATATTGCTCATGTCTGCGTCCCGCCTGGGCCAAAAGCCTGCAGATCCTGGCAACAATGAAGCTGTGGCAGAAGACACTTATCGCCATCAGAG GGAAGTTCGGTTCCAGTATCAGCTCCTATTTCTCCTTCCTGCGTTTCCTGATGCTGCTGAATTTCATATCATTTCTTCTTACCACCGGCCTGGTCATCATTCCCACCGCGTCCCTCAAAGGCTCCACTCACCGTCTTCATG CACCTTGTGGAAACGTGACTTCCTTACCCATTAGATCCTTTCATGATGCTCTACTGGACGTCTTCACCGGAGAA GGCTTCATGGAAGACACTTACCTTTTCTATGGACATTACAGTGAGATGACGGGATCAGAATCTTCATTCAATACCCGGGTGGCTTACCTGctcacccctctcctcttcttGTCTCTGTGTGGGCTTGGCCTCCTGCAGAG CACAGTGAAAGGGATAACACAAAGACGAATTCGGACCCGAGACTACCGAACCCCCATCAGCATCCGAGTGTTTGCAGGTTGGGATTTCTGTGAACGAGGAGCTGGGACGTCATCGCTTAAACAACGAAGCCTCAGCAATGACTTGAAG TCTCACCTGGCAGAGGAGCGTTGGTATTGGGAGAACTCAAAAATGTCTGTTAATGAAAGGGTGCGTGTCCTCGTACTTCGTGTCCTGCTGAACTGCGTCATCCTGGCAATAATGGCGGGCGGATTCTATTGTATATATGCTGCCACTGGTATCTCTCAGGATTATGAGCAG AAGTCAGGTAGTCCAGTTGCCGGACTGGTGATCCAGTATCTCGCCCAGATTGTTATGTCACTGGTTCTCTTTATCTTGCCCCAGTTCTTCATACTGCTGGTGAAATTTGAGGGTCAGTCCCCCCGTGTGGAGATCACCCTCATCCTCATCAG GTGTGTCTTCCTCAGGCTCGGAGCTCTGGGAATTTTCTTCTTTTCCCTGGGTCAGAAGTTTCTGTGCCTGGGTGGCAGTCAGGCGCCCTGTAAGACCTGCGGATACAACTCACAATTTAAG TGCTGGGAGACGTCGTTGGGACAGGAATTCTACAAGCTCTCCGTGCTCAACTTCCTAGAACTGGTGATGGAGTTCCTGCTTGTCCAGCTTCCCCGCAG GTTCCTGGTCTCCAGGTCGCAGTGCCGTGTGGTCCGTTGGTTCGGCAAGGAAAAATTCTGTCTCTCCCAGAATGTCCTGGACACGGTGTACAGCCAGACGCTGGTGATGGGGGGAATGTTCTACGCCCCCTTACTTCCACTTCTCAACCTCATCTTCATCTTCATCACCTTCTATATTAAAAAG TATTCTCTGTACCGGCTCTGTGACGTGTCCAAGAGGCTGTACCGAGCCTCCACCATGAGGATCATTTTTTGCTTTGTCCTTCTTTTGGGGCTCATCACCGTCTTCCTGCCTTTGATTTATCTTGTGACCAG tATCCGTCCATCTCACTCCTGTGGCCCGTTTGCTGAATACAACACTCCCTGGGAGGCCCTTCAGAACAGCACTCGCTCAGCGCTGCCCCCTACAGTCCTCACAGTGTTGAGATATGCCACCTCAGAGCCCAGCGCCTACACCCTGCTCTTTGTACTTTG CCTCGCGCTCACTGCCCTTGCGTCCCGGGTGCGTCAGAACGAGAAGGATGTGGAGCAGCTGAAGGATCTTTTGTCCAAT CAAATCGAAGATAAAGAATTTCTGGTACAAAGACTGAAAGAGACAGAAGAGCGACAAAGCCATGACACAGAAGATGACTTTCATTCTTTGTGA